Proteins encoded in a region of the Perca fluviatilis chromosome 8, GENO_Pfluv_1.0, whole genome shotgun sequence genome:
- the LOC120564310 gene encoding LOW QUALITY PROTEIN: protein FAM180A-like (The sequence of the model RefSeq protein was modified relative to this genomic sequence to represent the inferred CDS: deleted 1 base in 1 codon) — MASRVIGCDQLLSSASRIKRGVASAVNPTFHNSFEDVHLLFEILLDGIHFENSGEFSMQDAELASLRKKKKLKAICEEIIPRKLTDVWRLISGLSNHIGHLHQDDFERTLLTLVYTAQEMANSTTEHQRDAWTGSFVSLYKAIKQDLTGTN; from the exons ATGGCGAGTCGGGTCATTGGGTGTGACCAGCTGCTCAGCT CTGCGAGCAGAATAAAGCGAGGGGTGGCAAGTGCTGTGAACCCCACCTTCCACAACTCTTTCGAAGATGTACATCTTTTATTTGAA ATCCTGCTGGATGGAATACACTTTGAGAACAGTGGAGAGTTTTCAATGCAAGATGCTGAGCTGGCTTCTCTCCGCAAGAAGAAAAAA CTGAAAGCCATCTGTGAGGAGATCATTCCCAGGAAGCTAACAGATGTATGGAGGCTCATCTCTGGCCTTTCAAATCACATTGGTCACCTGCATCAGGACGATTTTGAGCGCACCCTACTGACCTTGGTATACACCGCTCAGGAGATGGCCAATTCCACGACTGAACACCAACGAGACGCATGGACAGGGTCTTTTGTTAGTTTGTACAAAGCCATCAAGCAGGATCTGACAGGGACAAACTGA
- the LOC120564709 gene encoding kelch-like protein 25 isoform X1, producing the protein MSVTVHENRKSRTSTGSMNISLFHKPSHPDSVLTHLNTLRKQCMFTDVTLWAGDRSFPCHRAVLAACSRYFEAMFSGGLRESLDSDVNFRDSIHPEVLELLLDFAYSSRVIINEENAESLLEAGDMLQFHDIRDAAAEFLEKNLHSSNCLGMMLLSDAHQCKRLYELSWRMCLLHYDTVRESEDFYSLSKDKLLELILSDELEIEDEQVVFTSVMRWVRYDLEARRQHLAELLRGIRLALLPSDCLLEAVACEELLMADKRSRSIVEEAMQCKKKILQNDGVVTSPCARPRKAGHTLLILGGQTFMCDKIYQVDHKAKEIIPKAELPSPRKEFSACAIGCKVYVTGGRGSENGVSKDVWIYDTVHEEWYKGAPMLIARFGHGSAELENSLYVVGGHTAIAGVFPASPSVSLKQVERYDPLSNKWTMMAPLRDGVSNAAVVSAKLKLFVFGGTTIHRDKASKVGGFVQCYDPVGNRWDIAAECPQPWRYTAAAVLGSQIFIMGGDTEFTAASAYRFDCETNQWSRVGDMTSKRMSCHAVASGNKLYVVGGYFGTQRCKTLDCYDPTSDSWNSITTVPYSLIPTAFVSTWKHLPA; encoded by the exons ATGTCGGTGACCGTTCATGAGAACCGCAAATCCCGCACCAGCACGGGCTCCATGAACATCTCGCTGTTCCACAAGCCTTCCCATCCCGACAGCGTCCTGACCCACCTGAACACGTTGAGGAAACAGTGCATGTTCACCGATGTCACGCTGTGGGCCGGGGACCGCTCTTTCCCATGCCACAG GGCTGTCTTGGCGGCGTGCAGTCGTTATTTTGAGGCCATGTTCAGCGGCGGCCTTCGAGAAAGTCTGGACAGTGACGTCAACTTCAGAGACAGCATACACCCCGAG GTCTTGGAGCTTCTGCTGGACTTTGCCTATTCTTCTCGAGTCATCATAAATGAGGAGAACGCTGAGTCATTGCTGGAGGCGGGCGACATGTTGCAGTTTCATGACATTCGGGACGCAGCAGCAGAGTTCTTAGAAAAGAACCTGCACTCCTCCAACTGCCTGGGGATGATGCTGTTATCAGACGCTCACCAGTGTAAAAGGCTGTACGAGCTGTCGTGGAGGATgtgtctgctacactatgacacG gTAAGAGAGTCTGAGGATTTCTATAGTCTGTCTAAAGATAAACTGCTGGAGCTGATTCTCAGCGATGAGCTGGAAATAGAAGATGAACAG GTTGTGTTCACCTCCGTGATGCGGTGGGTCCGATACGACTTGGAGGCTCGGCGGCAGCACTTGGCCGAGCTGCTGCGGGGCATCCGGCTGGCTCTGCTGCCGTCCGACTGTCTGCTGGAGGCCGTGGCCTGCGAGGAGCTGCTCATGGCCGACAAGAGGAGCAG GTCAATAGTTGAAGAGGCAATGCAGTGTAAGAAGAAGATCCTTCAGAATGACGGAGTAGTGACTAGTCCCTGTGCCCGGCCGCGTAAGGCAGGGCACACGCTGCTTATACTGGGGGGCCAGACCTTCATGTGTGACAAGATATACCAg GTTGACCATAAAGCCAAGGAGATCATACCGAAGGCCGAGCTGCCCAGCCCCAGGAAGGAGTTCAGTGCATGTGCCATTGGATGTAAGGTTTACgtcacaggaggaagaggatcaGAGAACGGAGTCTCTAAAGACGTCTGGATCTACGACACTGTCCATGAAGAGTGGTATAAAGGAGCCCCGATGCTAATAGCCAG GTTTGGCCATGGTTCAGCTGAGTTGGAGAACAGTCTCTACGTTGTTGGAGGTCACACCGCCATAGCGGGAGTTTTTCCTGCCTCTCCATCGGTCTCCCTAAAACAG GTGGAGCGGTATGACCCTCTCAGTAATAAATGGACTATGATGGCTCCTCTGAGAGACGGAGTCAGTAATGCAGCCGTGGTCAGTGCCAAACTCAAACTCTTTGTTTTCGGAGGGACCACCATCCATAGAGACAAGGCCTCCAAGGTTGGCGGATTT GTCCAGTGCTATGACCCTGTGGGTAACCGCTGGGATATTGCGGCTGAATGCCCCCAGCCTTGGCGATACACAGCGGCTGCTGTCTTAGGGAGCCAGATCTTCATCATGGGCGGCGACACTGAATTCACCGCTGCCTCCGCTTATCGCTTTGACTGTGAAACCAATCAGTGGTCGCGGGTAGGCGACATGACGTCCAAACGGATGAGCTGCCACGCCGTGGCCTCGGGAAATAAGCTGTACGTGGTTGGAGGTTATTTTGGGACGCAGCGTTGTAAAACATTGGACTGTTACGACCCTACGTCAGACAGTTGGAACTCCATCACCACGGTGCCTTATTCACTGATCCCCACCGCCTTCGTCAGCACATGGAAACACCTTCCTGCGTAA
- the LOC120564709 gene encoding kelch-like protein 25 isoform X2 encodes MSVTVHENRKSRTSTGSMNISLFHKPSHPDSVLTHLNTLRKQCMFTDVTLWAGDRSFPCHRAVLAACSRYFEAMFSGGLRESLDSDVNFRDSIHPEVLELLLDFAYSSRVIINEENAESLLEAGDMLQFHDIRDAAAEFLEKNLHSSNCLGMMLLSDAHQCKRLYELSWRMCLLHYDTVRESEDFYSLSKDKLLELILSDELEIEDEQVVFTSVMRWVRYDLEARRQHLAELLRGIRLALLPSDCLLEAVACEELLMADKRSRSIVEEAMQCKKKILQNDGVVTSPCARPRKAGHTLLILGGQTFMCDKIYQVDHKAKEIIPKAELPSPRKEFSACAIGCKVYVTGGRGSENGVSKDVWIYDTVHEEWYKGAPMLIARFGHGSAELENSLYVVGGHTAIAGVFPASPSVSLKQVERYDPLSNKWTMMAPLRDGVSNAAVVSAKLKLFVFGGTTIHRDKASKVQCYDPVGNRWDIAAECPQPWRYTAAAVLGSQIFIMGGDTEFTAASAYRFDCETNQWSRVGDMTSKRMSCHAVASGNKLYVVGGYFGTQRCKTLDCYDPTSDSWNSITTVPYSLIPTAFVSTWKHLPA; translated from the exons ATGTCGGTGACCGTTCATGAGAACCGCAAATCCCGCACCAGCACGGGCTCCATGAACATCTCGCTGTTCCACAAGCCTTCCCATCCCGACAGCGTCCTGACCCACCTGAACACGTTGAGGAAACAGTGCATGTTCACCGATGTCACGCTGTGGGCCGGGGACCGCTCTTTCCCATGCCACAG GGCTGTCTTGGCGGCGTGCAGTCGTTATTTTGAGGCCATGTTCAGCGGCGGCCTTCGAGAAAGTCTGGACAGTGACGTCAACTTCAGAGACAGCATACACCCCGAG GTCTTGGAGCTTCTGCTGGACTTTGCCTATTCTTCTCGAGTCATCATAAATGAGGAGAACGCTGAGTCATTGCTGGAGGCGGGCGACATGTTGCAGTTTCATGACATTCGGGACGCAGCAGCAGAGTTCTTAGAAAAGAACCTGCACTCCTCCAACTGCCTGGGGATGATGCTGTTATCAGACGCTCACCAGTGTAAAAGGCTGTACGAGCTGTCGTGGAGGATgtgtctgctacactatgacacG gTAAGAGAGTCTGAGGATTTCTATAGTCTGTCTAAAGATAAACTGCTGGAGCTGATTCTCAGCGATGAGCTGGAAATAGAAGATGAACAG GTTGTGTTCACCTCCGTGATGCGGTGGGTCCGATACGACTTGGAGGCTCGGCGGCAGCACTTGGCCGAGCTGCTGCGGGGCATCCGGCTGGCTCTGCTGCCGTCCGACTGTCTGCTGGAGGCCGTGGCCTGCGAGGAGCTGCTCATGGCCGACAAGAGGAGCAG GTCAATAGTTGAAGAGGCAATGCAGTGTAAGAAGAAGATCCTTCAGAATGACGGAGTAGTGACTAGTCCCTGTGCCCGGCCGCGTAAGGCAGGGCACACGCTGCTTATACTGGGGGGCCAGACCTTCATGTGTGACAAGATATACCAg GTTGACCATAAAGCCAAGGAGATCATACCGAAGGCCGAGCTGCCCAGCCCCAGGAAGGAGTTCAGTGCATGTGCCATTGGATGTAAGGTTTACgtcacaggaggaagaggatcaGAGAACGGAGTCTCTAAAGACGTCTGGATCTACGACACTGTCCATGAAGAGTGGTATAAAGGAGCCCCGATGCTAATAGCCAG GTTTGGCCATGGTTCAGCTGAGTTGGAGAACAGTCTCTACGTTGTTGGAGGTCACACCGCCATAGCGGGAGTTTTTCCTGCCTCTCCATCGGTCTCCCTAAAACAG GTGGAGCGGTATGACCCTCTCAGTAATAAATGGACTATGATGGCTCCTCTGAGAGACGGAGTCAGTAATGCAGCCGTGGTCAGTGCCAAACTCAAACTCTTTGTTTTCGGAGGGACCACCATCCATAGAGACAAGGCCTCCAAG GTCCAGTGCTATGACCCTGTGGGTAACCGCTGGGATATTGCGGCTGAATGCCCCCAGCCTTGGCGATACACAGCGGCTGCTGTCTTAGGGAGCCAGATCTTCATCATGGGCGGCGACACTGAATTCACCGCTGCCTCCGCTTATCGCTTTGACTGTGAAACCAATCAGTGGTCGCGGGTAGGCGACATGACGTCCAAACGGATGAGCTGCCACGCCGTGGCCTCGGGAAATAAGCTGTACGTGGTTGGAGGTTATTTTGGGACGCAGCGTTGTAAAACATTGGACTGTTACGACCCTACGTCAGACAGTTGGAACTCCATCACCACGGTGCCTTATTCACTGATCCCCACCGCCTTCGTCAGCACATGGAAACACCTTCCTGCGTAA